A region from the Clostridia bacterium genome encodes:
- the scpB gene encoding SMC-Scp complex subunit ScpB → MLFASSTPVRAGAIASALEIDEATVVKLIREIRDRHACPESGFVLSDVDDGFIMLSRPDYAQYVEAVSRRERPQPLSPAAMETLAIVAYRQPVTRGEIDKIRGVVSDSSVSTLAERGLIVEMGRRNTVGRPVLYGTTQDFLLYLGLGSIADLPALPEEERDPSEDAKSPDSAAPTLTGIDGGSREP, encoded by the coding sequence GTGCTCTTCGCTTCGTCGACACCTGTGCGGGCGGGGGCCATTGCCTCGGCCCTCGAGATAGACGAGGCCACAGTGGTCAAGCTCATACGGGAGATCCGAGATAGGCATGCCTGCCCTGAGTCAGGATTCGTCCTCTCCGATGTCGATGATGGGTTCATCATGCTGTCAAGGCCCGACTACGCCCAGTATGTGGAGGCGGTTTCCCGCCGTGAACGTCCGCAGCCGCTTTCCCCTGCAGCCATGGAGACCCTCGCGATTGTCGCCTACCGTCAACCCGTAACGAGAGGCGAGATCGACAAGATACGTGGCGTGGTATCGGATTCCTCGGTATCTACGTTGGCCGAGCGCGGACTCATTGTCGAGATGGGGAGGCGAAATACGGTTGGGCGTCCGGTTCTCTATGGAACCACGCAAGACTTCCTTCTGTACCTTGGCCTTGGCTCTATTGCCGATCTCCCTGCTCTCCCAGAGGAAGAACGTGATCCTTCCGAGGACGCGAAATCCCCAGACAGCGCCGCGCCTACTCTCACTGGCATCGATGGGGGTTCGCGCGAGCCCTGA
- a CDS encoding DUF2953 domain-containing protein: MVLPIRIELVVLRIPGRTRIRVRASPWPHILAIPVYTRETSYDKAEPVDPGALASSAAAALTRLPHIAGVVSSSFSHHNRLVSLSWHSSVGTGDAASTAIACGALWAAKAAAVRFAMSRWGTPLTPPSFSVVPSFTRSAFASDFRCTADLVIASFLFSASFREHASALIRPSQAKLQNQ, from the coding sequence ATGGTCCTGCCTATCAGAATCGAGCTGGTCGTCTTACGCATTCCTGGGCGGACACGGATCAGGGTGCGCGCCTCTCCTTGGCCCCACATACTGGCGATTCCTGTCTACACGCGGGAAACATCTTACGACAAAGCCGAACCGGTTGATCCCGGGGCTCTCGCCTCATCGGCGGCCGCAGCCCTGACGCGTCTTCCGCACATAGCAGGGGTAGTCTCATCTTCATTCTCCCACCACAACAGGCTTGTAAGCCTGTCATGGCATTCTTCTGTGGGCACAGGAGATGCCGCTTCCACCGCAATAGCATGCGGCGCACTGTGGGCGGCGAAGGCCGCGGCGGTGAGGTTCGCGATGAGCCGATGGGGCACACCTCTCACGCCGCCATCGTTCTCCGTAGTCCCGTCCTTCACCAGGTCGGCATTTGCATCCGACTTCCGATGCACGGCGGACCTCGTAATCGCGTCGTTCCTGTTCTCCGCATCGTTCCGTGAACACGCGTCGGCGTTGATCCGTCCATCCCAGGCCAAGCTGCAGAACCAATGA
- the ytfJ gene encoding GerW family sporulation protein, whose translation MPDHPIDGLMKTTLDSIAQMVDVNTILGDPVETPDGNVIMPVSRVTFGFAAGGTDLDSEPRREQPTAQAGSEAGSAQFGGGGGAGISLQPVGFLVVGNSQVRFLPVSGDAVFDRLLDVVPDLIAKMTSGNGKSHTVPLRHDAKPPLS comes from the coding sequence GTGCCTGATCATCCCATCGATGGCCTGATGAAAACCACCCTAGATAGCATCGCCCAGATGGTGGACGTCAACACAATCCTAGGCGATCCCGTGGAGACTCCGGACGGAAATGTGATAATGCCGGTATCCCGCGTTACGTTCGGATTTGCCGCTGGAGGAACTGACCTTGATTCAGAACCCCGCCGCGAGCAGCCGACTGCCCAGGCTGGATCTGAGGCCGGGTCCGCGCAGTTCGGAGGGGGCGGGGGCGCAGGGATATCCCTTCAGCCAGTCGGCTTTCTCGTGGTCGGCAATAGCCAGGTGAGGTTCCTTCCCGTGAGCGGCGATGCAGTGTTTGATCGACTCCTGGATGTGGTCCCCGATCTTATTGCCAAGATGACGAGCGGAAACGGGAAATCCCACACCGTACCCCTTCGCCATGATGCGAAACCGCCCTTGTCTTGA
- a CDS encoding TrkA family potassium uptake protein, with protein MAQQLAVIGLGRFGTSVARTLAELGQEVFAIDIDEEKVQKLANMVTHAVVADVRDIDAMKSIGIRNVDVAVLTVGSDVTSSLVGTMVLKELGIKQVVAKANDDLHGKVLAKVGADKVVYPERDTGARLARVLTSTNIIEEIDLDPDYSIVEMVAPGQMIGKTLAEANVRAKYGVYIMAIRCAHNGVKIAPGADDVVHDGDIVVAVGDNDSLQHFRRL; from the coding sequence ATGGCACAGCAACTGGCAGTCATAGGGCTTGGAAGATTCGGAACCAGCGTGGCGCGGACCCTCGCAGAGCTTGGGCAGGAGGTCTTCGCCATTGACATCGATGAGGAGAAGGTTCAGAAGCTTGCCAACATGGTCACCCACGCCGTGGTCGCCGATGTCAGAGACATCGACGCAATGAAGTCAATAGGCATTCGAAATGTCGACGTGGCTGTTCTCACCGTTGGCAGCGATGTGACGTCGAGCTTGGTTGGGACCATGGTGCTGAAGGAACTCGGCATCAAGCAGGTCGTTGCGAAGGCCAACGACGATCTGCACGGAAAGGTCCTTGCGAAAGTCGGAGCGGATAAGGTAGTGTACCCGGAGCGCGATACAGGCGCAAGGCTGGCGCGGGTGCTCACGTCCACCAATATCATCGAGGAAATCGACCTCGATCCGGATTACAGCATTGTGGAAATGGTGGCCCCGGGCCAGATGATAGGCAAGACCCTGGCCGAGGCGAACGTTAGGGCCAAGTATGGAGTGTACATCATGGCAATACGCTGCGCTCACAACGGCGTGAAGATTGCGCCGGGCGCCGACGACGTTGTTCATGATGGAGATATCGTGGTCGCCGTCGGGGATAACGACAGCCTCCAGCACTTCAGGCGCCTCTAG
- a CDS encoding pseudouridine synthase yields MERVHKFLARAGVASRRKCEELIAQGRVAVNGSLVSAMGATIDPGHDLVTLDGAPVQPRADNIYLALNKPSGYITTAADTHNRRTVFDLLPPLGRRVYPVGRLDMESEGLLILTDDGELAFGITHPSREAPRTYLVDLRCPATESDLAILRGGVELFDGITLPAEARFVDSSRRTVEVQIREGRKRQVRRMFGAIGNEVVRLVRVKLGCVALGALAPGQTRSLTQEEVDGLKRLAKNPKSPRSTQGSTGGDQTGKGGQPDGSGASTSEVRLQGVRQARSSVPRAPERLGDLCRDSGTRGSKPEASSGSRGASGGGGRLSGDVRDRRPTHR; encoded by the coding sequence ATGGAGAGGGTTCACAAGTTCCTGGCAAGGGCCGGGGTAGCATCCCGCCGAAAGTGTGAGGAACTAATCGCTCAGGGGCGAGTGGCGGTGAATGGCTCACTCGTTTCCGCCATGGGCGCCACGATCGATCCCGGGCACGATCTGGTGACCTTGGACGGCGCGCCAGTGCAGCCTCGGGCCGATAACATCTACTTGGCGCTCAACAAGCCGTCGGGATACATCACTACTGCAGCGGATACCCATAACCGCCGCACTGTGTTTGATCTTCTTCCGCCCCTGGGCAGGAGGGTCTATCCAGTGGGAAGGCTCGACATGGAATCCGAAGGCCTGCTAATACTGACGGACGATGGTGAACTCGCGTTCGGAATCACTCATCCCAGCCGGGAGGCGCCTCGGACGTATCTGGTGGATCTGCGTTGCCCGGCGACTGAAAGCGATCTTGCGATCCTCAGGGGTGGAGTCGAGCTGTTCGATGGAATCACACTCCCTGCGGAAGCGCGATTCGTGGATTCTTCCCGGAGGACTGTGGAGGTTCAGATTCGAGAGGGTCGCAAGCGGCAGGTGAGGCGCATGTTCGGAGCCATCGGAAATGAGGTAGTCCGCCTCGTCCGAGTGAAGCTTGGATGCGTCGCCCTCGGGGCGCTCGCCCCGGGACAGACGAGAAGCCTCACGCAGGAAGAGGTAGACGGACTCAAGCGGCTCGCCAAGAACCCCAAGAGCCCCAGGAGCACCCAGGGGAGCACTGGTGGGGATCAAACCGGGAAGGGCGGTCAACCAGATGGAAGTGGTGCGAGCACGAGTGAGGTTCGACTACAGGGGGTGCGCCAAGCCCGGTCGTCTGTTCCTCGGGCGCCGGAACGCCTCGGAGATCTCTGCAGAGACTCGGGAACGCGAGGCAGCAAGCCTGAGGCATCTAGTGGATCAAGGGGTGCGAGTGGAGGAGGTGGACGTCTCTCCGGAGACGTACGTGATCGCAGACCCACTCACAGATGA
- a CDS encoding aminoacetone oxidase family FAD-binding enzyme, producing the protein MQHRRIAVVGAGAAGLMAAQAAAGASAYVTVYERNSIAGKKLLIAGKGRCNFTHDGPAQEIVDAFDRDGRFLYSALSDFGPQELCELMKSLGVDYKVERGKRVFPVSDRASDVRDALLSSAQRLGAQFVFGSRASRLLIEGGAAAGFEDYEGHQVQADAVIIATGGASYPGTGSTGDGYGLARQAGHAVKPPLPALVAMETVEAWPGNLAGLSLKNVELTLYDHGREAGREFGEMLFTHWGVSGPIVLSASRAVCTSLRSSQGLAKGRFTLAIDLKPALDEQTLDRRVTRDLREASRKQLKNSLDELLPKALIPVVIAISGIDETTTANQVTTEQRSRIVHVLKALPLTVKRTRPLEEAIVTSGGVELSSVDSRTMESKLVSGLYFAGELLDLDAPTGGYNLQAAFSTGHLAGLAAAGAKRVRS; encoded by the coding sequence ATGCAGCACAGGAGAATCGCGGTAGTAGGCGCCGGCGCGGCTGGGCTCATGGCAGCTCAGGCTGCGGCTGGCGCATCTGCGTACGTTACGGTGTATGAGCGGAACAGCATTGCAGGGAAGAAGCTGCTCATCGCGGGGAAGGGCAGGTGCAACTTCACCCATGACGGACCGGCGCAGGAGATAGTGGATGCGTTCGACCGGGATGGCAGGTTCCTCTACTCCGCCCTCTCCGACTTCGGCCCGCAGGAGCTGTGTGAACTCATGAAGAGCCTGGGTGTGGACTACAAGGTCGAACGCGGAAAACGAGTTTTCCCAGTGAGCGACCGCGCGTCTGATGTACGTGATGCTCTGCTTTCATCCGCTCAGAGGCTTGGGGCGCAGTTCGTGTTCGGGAGCCGGGCTTCTCGGTTGCTCATCGAAGGCGGGGCGGCAGCCGGGTTTGAGGACTACGAGGGACATCAGGTACAAGCAGATGCGGTCATCATAGCCACTGGAGGCGCTTCGTATCCCGGAACGGGCAGCACTGGAGATGGCTATGGCCTCGCCCGACAGGCGGGTCACGCGGTGAAACCGCCGCTGCCAGCTCTGGTGGCGATGGAGACAGTCGAGGCTTGGCCTGGGAACCTCGCTGGGCTGTCTTTGAAGAACGTAGAACTGACCCTGTACGATCATGGCCGCGAGGCCGGACGCGAGTTTGGCGAGATGCTGTTCACCCATTGGGGAGTGAGTGGGCCCATAGTCCTGAGTGCGAGCAGGGCCGTGTGCACGTCCCTGCGCTCATCACAAGGCCTTGCGAAGGGTCGTTTCACGCTGGCCATCGATCTTAAGCCTGCGCTCGATGAGCAGACGCTCGATAGGAGAGTCACGCGGGATCTGCGTGAGGCGTCGAGGAAGCAGCTGAAGAACTCCCTTGATGAGTTGCTTCCGAAGGCTTTGATACCTGTCGTGATAGCTATCTCCGGAATTGACGAAACTACAACTGCGAACCAAGTCACCACGGAGCAGAGGAGTCGAATCGTGCACGTGCTGAAGGCGCTTCCCCTCACGGTCAAGCGCACGCGCCCGCTTGAGGAGGCCATCGTGACCTCCGGAGGGGTGGAGCTCTCATCGGTCGACTCGCGCACAATGGAGTCAAAGCTTGTGAGCGGGTTGTACTTCGCCGGCGAGCTTCTCGACCTCGACGCCCCCACCGGTGGCTATAACCTCCAAGCCGCCTTTTCCACAGGACACCTGGCGGGCCTTGCGGCGGCTGGTGCGAAAAGGGTGAGGAGTTAG
- the cmk gene encoding (d)CMP kinase yields MSLENSIAIDGPAGAGKSTVARMLASALGYRYVSSGDLYRALALEVIRRGVDPQDEAAVTQTARTSSMALEPSPSVGQRTTLNGEDVTALIRAAAVNSVVSPVSVYPEVRELLVAAQREIARESDVVMDGRDIGTVVLPEAVHKFYLTASAAERARRRRSDYIRQGAPDSYDEVLREIVERDRIDSTREASPLKAAEDAVVIDCTEIGPEEVVERMLCLLGRSRCCSMGS; encoded by the coding sequence ATGTCGCTCGAGAACTCAATAGCAATCGATGGGCCTGCCGGGGCCGGAAAGAGCACCGTAGCAAGGATGCTCGCATCCGCACTAGGCTATAGATATGTGAGCTCTGGCGATCTCTACAGGGCGTTGGCGCTTGAGGTGATACGCAGAGGCGTGGATCCTCAGGATGAGGCGGCAGTGACGCAGACAGCCCGAACATCGTCAATGGCTCTCGAACCCTCGCCAAGCGTGGGGCAGCGGACTACTCTGAACGGGGAGGACGTCACCGCGCTCATCCGGGCTGCGGCGGTGAATTCCGTCGTATCCCCGGTTTCGGTTTATCCTGAGGTAAGAGAGCTATTGGTCGCTGCACAACGGGAGATCGCGCGCGAGTCTGATGTGGTCATGGACGGTCGAGACATCGGAACCGTGGTGTTGCCAGAGGCTGTCCACAAATTCTACCTAACAGCATCAGCTGCTGAACGGGCGCGACGGCGGCGATCCGATTACATACGCCAGGGCGCGCCAGATAGCTATGACGAGGTGCTGCGAGAGATCGTTGAACGCGACAGAATCGATAGCACCAGGGAAGCATCTCCGCTGAAGGCAGCAGAGGATGCCGTAGTTATTGACTGTACGGAGATTGGTCCAGAGGAAGTCGTCGAGCGCATGTTGTGTCTGCTTGGGAGGTCCCGTTGTTGCTCTATGGGTTCGTGA
- a CDS encoding lysophospholipid acyltransferase family protein: MLYGFVKLVMKAFLRAFHGFRATGQENVPMDGALIVVANHASMLDAPALGCAFPRQILFMAKAELFRNPFSRALLMAVHAFPVKRGQVDREAYRRSMEILKEGKVLGIFPEGTRSKTGDMQQAHPGAARFALQTGTPVVPAAIVGAHKGHKRLYGKAGRFGVRVAIGKPMWPVRSEDGRVTREEIDDFAQRIMEQIQRLMSVA; encoded by the coding sequence TTGCTCTATGGGTTCGTGAAGCTGGTCATGAAGGCTTTTCTTCGCGCGTTCCATGGCTTCCGAGCCACCGGGCAGGAGAATGTCCCGATGGACGGTGCTCTTATAGTTGTTGCTAATCACGCGAGCATGCTTGACGCTCCCGCGTTGGGGTGTGCGTTTCCCAGGCAGATACTGTTCATGGCCAAGGCGGAGCTATTTCGTAATCCCTTCTCCCGTGCGCTTTTGATGGCCGTTCATGCGTTTCCGGTCAAGCGCGGGCAGGTTGACCGGGAGGCATATCGCAGATCCATGGAGATTCTGAAGGAAGGCAAAGTCCTCGGGATATTCCCTGAGGGCACACGAAGCAAGACAGGCGATATGCAGCAGGCCCACCCAGGCGCCGCGAGGTTCGCTCTGCAGACTGGCACGCCGGTAGTGCCAGCTGCGATAGTCGGCGCCCACAAGGGGCACAAGAGGCTCTACGGGAAAGCAGGCAGGTTCGGGGTGCGAGTGGCAATTGGGAAGCCGATGTGGCCGGTCCGATCGGAAGACGGTCGAGTCACCCGAGAAGAGATAGATGATTTCGCACAGAGGATCATGGAGCAGATACAGCGTTTGATGAGCGTAGCATGA
- the fsa gene encoding fructose-6-phosphate aldolase: MKLFIDTANVEEIRSAAEMGIICGVTTNPSLVAREGRDFKQVVLEICSIVDGPVSAEVISQDAPGMVREALGIVEWSPNIVIKIPMTAEGLKAVKILSSKDIKTNVTLVFTVNQALLAARAGATYVSPFVGRLDDIGAEGMDVVAQIAALFNTHNIETEIIAASIRGPVHVTQAALAGADIATVPYGVLMQMVKHPLTDAGVARFLADWEKALAK, translated from the coding sequence TTGAAGCTTTTCATCGATACCGCGAACGTTGAGGAGATCCGCAGCGCTGCGGAAATGGGGATCATATGTGGCGTGACCACCAATCCTTCCCTTGTGGCCAGGGAAGGCAGGGACTTCAAGCAAGTTGTGCTCGAGATATGCAGCATTGTCGACGGGCCAGTGAGTGCGGAAGTGATTTCCCAGGATGCGCCGGGCATGGTCCGCGAGGCTCTCGGGATCGTTGAGTGGTCGCCGAACATCGTCATCAAGATCCCGATGACCGCAGAAGGGCTGAAGGCGGTCAAGATATTATCCAGCAAGGACATCAAGACCAACGTGACACTGGTGTTTACGGTGAACCAGGCGCTATTGGCTGCGAGGGCAGGCGCGACCTATGTGAGCCCATTTGTGGGAAGGCTTGATGACATCGGCGCCGAGGGCATGGATGTTGTAGCCCAGATCGCGGCGCTGTTCAATACTCACAACATAGAGACAGAGATAATCGCAGCAAGCATTCGCGGTCCGGTTCACGTTACCCAGGCGGCCCTGGCCGGAGCGGATATCGCCACCGTCCCGTACGGAGTTCTCATGCAGATGGTCAAGCATCCGCTCACTGATGCGGGAGTGGCCAGGTTCCTTGCTGATTGGGAGAAAGCTCTGGCCAAGTGA
- a CDS encoding bifunctional 4-hydroxy-3-methylbut-2-enyl diphosphate reductase/30S ribosomal protein S1, producing the protein MGSARIRLADVAGFCRGVARACEIACRAGEEAIHSGGCGAVTLGPLVHNPDVSARLRASGVQQVRSMDDVSGRVFIIPSHGLPPEVIESARERGLTIVDATCPHVHRAQREVEKAHASGKFVVLVGDRSHPEVRAVAAFAAGDIAVVAGSDEAGSIPLPMASIVVVAQTTQRRSMVDAVACILTSRGAEVAVVDTVCPATGERQDAAARLSSEVDLMVVIGGEASANTMRLAEVCRDSGAAVLKVENASELDTEVIRASRSIGVTAGASTPSWVIEEVMDAMNEIIEGNPEQVQVQVQDLARDAEKPAEPIQPEQEKAQVQSQAHGASVEAEILQGRVTELYDDRVIVELDPGQTVVVLKEQLTAKPIAHPSEVVAVGDEVHVVLDRQRPGSDEQYASKRRADVLLMWKRLENAKETGEVIEGKVTESVKGGLVVDIGVRGFVPASQVGRRFVEDLSSYVGQTLRLAVREVERLRSNVVLSHRAVLEEEERAAKERAFDVLSRGQVLAGTVTRLASFGAFVDIGDGVEGLLHISDIAWSRIKHPSEVLSEGQQIQVQIQNVDRERERISLGYKQLQSDPWEDASRKFAVGSVVRGTVTKLVDFGAFVSLADGIEGLVHISQLADRRVAKPDEIVSVGQEVSVKVIGLREQEHRISLSMKQAAEDGERSDYRKYMKENKADDVVTIGDRINWDPSKLKGPANGDNPS; encoded by the coding sequence ATGGGGTCGGCAAGGATCAGACTGGCTGATGTCGCAGGGTTCTGCAGAGGAGTAGCGCGGGCATGTGAGATTGCGTGCAGAGCGGGCGAGGAAGCCATCCATTCGGGCGGATGTGGCGCAGTCACCCTCGGCCCCCTAGTTCACAATCCGGATGTTTCTGCGCGCCTCCGAGCCAGCGGTGTCCAGCAAGTCAGATCCATGGACGACGTTTCCGGTCGCGTGTTCATCATTCCGTCGCATGGCCTCCCTCCCGAAGTGATTGAGTCCGCTCGGGAGAGAGGGTTGACGATAGTCGACGCCACCTGTCCGCATGTGCATCGTGCTCAGCGGGAGGTGGAGAAGGCCCATGCCAGCGGGAAGTTCGTGGTTCTGGTGGGGGACAGGTCGCACCCCGAAGTCCGGGCGGTGGCTGCGTTCGCCGCAGGCGACATCGCGGTGGTCGCTGGATCAGACGAGGCAGGGAGCATCCCGCTCCCCATGGCTTCCATTGTGGTGGTAGCCCAGACCACCCAGAGAAGGTCGATGGTGGATGCCGTTGCATGCATCCTCACGTCGAGAGGCGCGGAAGTTGCGGTGGTTGATACGGTTTGCCCTGCCACCGGCGAGCGGCAGGACGCCGCGGCGAGGCTGTCTTCCGAGGTTGACCTGATGGTGGTTATCGGGGGAGAGGCCAGCGCCAACACCATGCGACTTGCGGAGGTGTGCCGCGATTCCGGTGCGGCGGTGTTAAAGGTGGAGAACGCAAGTGAGCTGGATACGGAGGTCATTCGAGCTAGCCGAAGCATCGGCGTGACCGCCGGGGCATCCACGCCATCTTGGGTAATTGAGGAGGTCATGGACGCTATGAACGAGATCATCGAGGGAAACCCGGAGCAGGTGCAGGTGCAGGTGCAGGATCTTGCGCGGGATGCTGAGAAGCCAGCAGAACCAATCCAACCCGAGCAGGAGAAGGCGCAGGTGCAGAGCCAGGCGCATGGAGCGTCGGTCGAGGCCGAAATCCTTCAAGGGCGAGTTACAGAGCTCTACGACGACAGAGTCATTGTTGAGCTCGATCCCGGCCAGACCGTTGTTGTGCTCAAGGAGCAGTTGACCGCGAAGCCAATTGCCCATCCTTCTGAGGTAGTGGCAGTAGGCGATGAGGTCCACGTGGTGCTCGATAGGCAGCGCCCGGGTTCCGATGAGCAGTACGCCTCAAAGAGGCGAGCGGACGTTCTCCTCATGTGGAAGCGCCTTGAGAACGCCAAGGAGACTGGCGAAGTGATCGAGGGCAAGGTCACAGAGTCGGTCAAGGGCGGTCTCGTAGTCGATATCGGGGTCCGCGGGTTCGTCCCTGCATCGCAGGTCGGGCGGAGGTTTGTAGAGGACCTCAGCTCCTATGTGGGCCAGACTCTGAGGCTTGCAGTTCGCGAAGTCGAAAGGCTCAGGTCGAACGTTGTTCTGTCCCATCGCGCAGTTCTCGAAGAGGAAGAGCGCGCAGCCAAGGAACGTGCCTTCGATGTCCTCTCCCGCGGGCAGGTTCTCGCCGGCACAGTCACCCGCCTGGCGTCGTTCGGCGCCTTCGTGGATATCGGGGACGGTGTTGAGGGACTTCTGCACATCTCGGACATCGCATGGTCGAGGATAAAGCACCCGTCTGAGGTGCTCTCCGAGGGGCAGCAGATACAGGTGCAGATCCAGAATGTCGACAGGGAGCGGGAGCGAATCTCGCTTGGCTATAAGCAGCTGCAGTCGGATCCCTGGGAAGATGCGTCTCGCAAGTTCGCCGTTGGGTCAGTAGTGCGTGGCACAGTCACCAAGCTGGTGGATTTCGGAGCTTTCGTAAGCCTAGCCGATGGAATCGAAGGTCTAGTTCACATCTCACAGCTTGCTGACAGGCGAGTGGCGAAGCCCGACGAGATCGTATCGGTCGGACAGGAAGTGTCTGTGAAGGTAATCGGCCTGCGTGAACAGGAGCATAGGATCAGCCTATCGATGAAGCAGGCGGCAGAGGATGGGGAGCGCAGCGATTATCGCAAGTACATGAAGGAGAACAAGGCCGACGACGTTGTGACAATTGGGGACCGCATCAACTGGGATCCGAGCAAACTGAAGGGGCCAGCGAACGGAGATAATCCCAGCTAG
- a CDS encoding peptidylprolyl isomerase gives MNKRNPGLTRVIVIVVVVAVAAISWIVLTKRNNVAIVNGERLSRRDFIGRLEENSGSQILNQMIDEKLIQQAAKEAKVSVKPEEVDEEVQKLRKEIGPSFDSMLAQYGMTEADLRTNLDMNLLVFKLSTKDVTVTDEEMQKYFDEHKSDYDEPEQVKASHILVETESEAKEIQKRLSAGEEFASIATEKSLDPGSAAEGGDLGFFPRGRMTAEFEKVAFSMAPGQTSNPVKSEFGYHIIRVTDRKAAHEATFEEVKDDVERQIKGKQAKSPQQVSQELRMTGKITVTDSKYKDLGNTTPFGVK, from the coding sequence ATGAACAAACGCAATCCCGGACTTACTCGGGTCATCGTTATCGTGGTGGTGGTGGCTGTCGCGGCTATCAGCTGGATTGTCCTCACCAAGCGAAACAACGTGGCCATCGTGAACGGCGAGAGGCTGTCACGCCGCGATTTCATAGGCCGGCTCGAGGAGAACTCCGGCAGTCAGATTCTCAATCAGATGATCGACGAGAAGCTCATCCAGCAGGCGGCCAAAGAGGCAAAAGTCAGCGTAAAGCCTGAAGAGGTGGACGAAGAAGTCCAGAAGCTCAGGAAGGAGATCGGTCCTAGCTTCGATTCCATGCTCGCTCAATATGGAATGACGGAGGCCGACCTCAGGACAAATCTGGATATGAACCTCCTCGTCTTCAAACTCTCTACCAAGGATGTCACCGTCACCGACGAAGAGATGCAGAAGTACTTCGACGAGCACAAGTCCGACTACGACGAGCCGGAGCAGGTGAAGGCAAGCCACATCCTGGTCGAGACCGAATCCGAAGCTAAGGAGATCCAGAAGCGGCTTTCCGCTGGCGAGGAATTCGCTTCGATAGCGACCGAGAAGTCGCTCGATCCCGGATCAGCTGCTGAAGGTGGAGACCTCGGCTTCTTCCCTCGCGGCAGGATGACCGCGGAGTTCGAGAAGGTCGCTTTCTCCATGGCGCCTGGGCAGACAAGCAACCCAGTAAAGAGCGAGTTTGGCTATCACATAATCCGAGTCACCGACCGCAAGGCGGCTCACGAGGCCACCTTCGAAGAGGTCAAGGACGATGTGGAACGCCAGATAAAGGGCAAGCAGGCTAAGAGCCCTCAACAGGTATCGCAGGAGCTTCGCATGACCGGCAAGATCACTGTGACCGACTCCAAGTACAAGGACCTCGGGAACACCACACCCTTCGGTGTTAAGTAG